From a region of the Posidoniimonas polymericola genome:
- a CDS encoding DUF6428 family protein, whose amino-acid sequence MNLTEFRQVLADHPRHGLRFVISDQAAIADHFHVTEVGRVEKRFVDCGGQPRQTVACVLQTLVAHDVDHRLTTDKLAGILKLVDSLDLPVDAPVEVEHQERSVSVDAVDGVEVANGVVEFSLAAKQTACLAEDACGLAPTPQGLNVIGGDCCGGSSGCC is encoded by the coding sequence ATGAACCTTACCGAATTCAGACAGGTCCTGGCGGATCACCCGCGGCATGGGCTCCGCTTTGTCATCAGTGACCAGGCGGCCATCGCCGACCACTTCCACGTCACCGAGGTCGGCCGTGTGGAGAAGCGGTTTGTCGACTGCGGCGGCCAGCCGCGGCAGACAGTCGCCTGCGTGCTGCAGACGCTCGTTGCGCACGACGTCGACCACCGGCTGACGACCGACAAGCTGGCGGGCATTTTGAAGCTGGTCGACTCGCTCGACCTGCCGGTGGACGCCCCAGTCGAGGTCGAGCACCAGGAGCGGTCGGTCAGCGTCGATGCGGTCGACGGCGTGGAGGTCGCGAACGGGGTGGTTGAATTCAGCCTGGCCGCGAAGCAAACGGCCTGCCTGGCTGAGGACGCGTGTGGCCTCGCGCCCACGCCGCAGGGTTTGAACGTGATCGGCGGCGATTGCTGCGGCGGCTCGAGCGGCTGCTGCTGA